The genomic segment GCTCGGCCTCGGCCTCGGCCTGCGCCTGGAGCGTACGGATGCGCTCGGCGGCCTCGGAGCGCAGCCGGTCGCTCTCCTCGCCGGCCTCGCGGCGGATCCGCTCGGCCTCGGCGCGGGCGTCGGCGAGGGACTCCTCGGCGGAGGCCAGACGGGCCTCGGCCTCGGTGTGCAGCCGGGCCAGCTCCTCGGCGGCCTCGGCCTTGCGGGCCTCCACGCCGCGCTCGGTCTCCTCGCGCAGCTCACGGGCGGCGAGCTCGGCCTCGGCCTTCAGCTCCTCGGTCTGCTCGGCGGCCTCGGCGCGGTACCGCTCGGCCTCCTTGCGGGTGCGGTCCAGCGTCTCCTCGGCCTGGCGGCGCAGCGTCGAAGCGCGTTCGATGGCCTCGGTGCGGACCTTCTCGCTGTCCGCGGTGGCCGTCTGCCGCAGCTCGTCCGCGTCCGTGCGCGCCTTGGCGAGCAGCTCCTCGGCGGTCTTGGCCGCCTCCTCGATCTGCTGGACGGCCTCGCGGCGGGCCTCGGAGCGGATCCGCTCGCCCTCGGCGACCGCGTCGGAGCGCAGCTGCTCGGCCTCGCCGCGCAGCCGGCGCGCCTCCTCCTGCAGCTCGACCGTCTTGGCGCGGTACTCCTTGGTGTCGTCCTTCGCCGTGCCCTTGAGCTGTTCGGCGAGGTCGTGCGCCTCGGCGCGCAGCCGGTCCGCCTCGGCCTCGGCCTCGGCGCGGATGCGCTCGGCCTCCTCGGTGGCGGCCTTGGTGGTGTTCCTGGCCTCCTCGGACGCCTTGTTCAGCACGTCCTCGGCGGTCTTGGCCGTCTTGGCGAGCTGGGAGGCGGACTCCTCCGCGGTGATCGAGCGGGCCTTCTCGGAGGCCTCGGCGACGATCTTCTCGGCCTGGGCCTTGGCGTCGGCGACGGCTTCCTCGGCGGCCGCCTTGGTGGCCTCGGCCTCCTTCGTGGCCTCCGTGACCAGCCGGGCGACCTGCTCCTTGGCCGTACGCGTGCGCTGCTCGTTGGTCGACTCGGCGCCGGCGACGGCCTTGGCCGCGGTCTCCCTCGCCTCCGTGACCAGCTTCTCGGCCTCGGCGCGCGCCTCGCGGAGCGCCGCCTCGGCCTCGGTCATGCGCTGCTCCGCGGTCCGGCTCAGCTCGGAGGCCTGGCGGCGGGCGGAGTCCGACTCGGTCGCGGTGGAGGAGCGCAACTGCTCGGCGTGCTCGGTGGCCTCCTGGGCCTGTGTCGACGCCGCGTTCAGCAGCCGCTCGGCCTCGGCGCGGGCCCGGCGCAGGATCTGGTCGGCCTCGCCGCGGGCGGCCTCCGAGTCGCTCTGGAGCCGCTGGCGGGCCTCGGTGGCGAGCCGCTCGGCCTCGGCGCGGGCGGCGGCCAGCGCCTGCTCGGCCTCGGCGCGGGACTCGTCGACGAGCCGACGGGCCTGGGACTCGCTGCGGGCGCGGAGCTGCTCGGCCCACGCCACGTTCTCGTTGACGTGCGACTCGACCGTCTGGCGGCGCTCCGACAGCTCCTGGTCGAGCTGCTGGCGACGGGTGACCGCCTCCTGGTGCAGCTCCGCCTGGAGACGGGCCGCCTGCTCGGCGTGCTCCTGCAGGATCCGCTGGGTCTGCGCCCGGGCCTGGCTCAGCTCGCGCTCGGCGTCCGCGCGCAGTTGGTCGGCCTGCATCTGGGCCTGGCGGAGCATCTGCTCGGCCTGGTACCCGAGGTCGCCCCCGCTGTCGTAGGCGGGCCGGGACATGAGGGTGCGGCGCGCCTCGTGCAGCTTGGCGCGCAGCACCTCGACCTGGTAGCCGAGGTCCTCGGCGTGCTGGATCGCCTTTTCCCGCTCGGTCTTCAGCCGCTCCATCTCGGCCTCGAACCGAGAGAGGTGGTCGACGTCAGCCGCCGGCTCTCGCTCCTGGCGTTCGTAGCCCCGCACTGCGCGGTCCCATCCGTCCCCTGGTCGCAACCTCTGGCAAACGAGCTCCGTCCAACCGCCGAACGGGGCCCCCGGGGAATGGTGTCAGATCAACGGCGGAGCACGGGCTGCCGCCCTCACCCTCGTCCCCCGAAACCTGGACCCCGGCCCTGGGGCAGCCGCTGATGGATCTCCGCGGTGCCCCTGGATCCCGCTCCTCGGAAGGCGACGGGATCCGGGCCGTCCCCCTCGAAGGCGACGGCCGACCCCAACCCTACCGGCCCATATGTACGGGGGTCAGTGCTCAGGTGACTCAACTGGCGCCGAAGTGACCAGTTCTGTCAGTACGCCGTGGCAATCCTTGGGGTGCAGAAACGTGATGCGTGACCCCATGGAACCGACTCGCGGCTCCTCGTACAGGACGCGTACGCCCTTGTCCTTGATCGCGGCGGACTCGCCGTCCACATCCGCCGTACCGAAGGCGATGTGGTGGACCCCCTCGCCGTTCTTGGCCAGCCACTTCGCGACGGTGGAGTCCTCGCGGGTGGGCTCCAGAAGCTGCAGGTAGGAGGCACCGCCGTCGTCCGTGCTGTTGATCTTGAGCATGGCCTCGCGCACGCCCTGCTCCTCGTTGACCTCGGAGTGGTACACCTCGAAGCCGTAGGTGGCCCGGTAGAACTCGACGGTCTTGTCGAGGTCGAAACAGGCGATCCCGATGTGGTCGATTCGCGTCAGCATGGTGTCAGTGCAGCGCGCCGCGAGTGGTTACGCAACGTGCCAGCGATCACACCGACAGCCCGGTGACGGCACGGAGTGCCACTCAGTACATTCGAAGTAAACCCTCGTTCACTCCTCGGCTGTGCAAGCTGGAAGGGGATCGCACCTCATGACTGGATCCAACGGCAGGACCTCGGTGATCGTCGCCGGAGCCCGGACGCCCATGGGACGGCTGCTCGGTTCGCTGAAGTCCTTCTCCGGAGCCGACCTCGGTGGCTTCGCGATCAAGGCCGCCCTCGACCGTGCGGGGATCGGTGGCGACCAGGTGCAGTACGTGATCATGGGCCAGGTGCTCCAGGCCGGGGCGGGGCAGATCCCGGCGCGCCAGGCAGCGGTCAAGGCGGGCATCCCGATGAACGTGCCCGCGCTCACGATCAACAAGGTCTGTCTCTCGGGCCTCGACGCCATCGCGCTGGCCGACCAGCTGATCCGCGCCGGCGAGTTCGACGTGGTCGTGGCGGGCGGCCAGGAGTCCATGACCAACGCCCCCCACCTGCTCCCGAAGTCCCGTGAGGGCTACAAGTACGGGGCGATCCAGATGCTCGACGCCATGGCGCACGACGGGCTGACGGACGCCTTCGAGAACATCGCCATGGGCGAGTCCACCGAGAAGCACAACACGCGCCTCGGCATCCTGCGCCCCGAGCAGGACGAGATCGCCGCCCTGTCCCACCAGCGGGCGGCCGCCGCCCAGAAGAACGGCCTCTTCGACGCCGAGATCACGCCGGTGGAGATCCCGCAGCGCAAGGGTGAACCGGTCGTTTTCAGCCAGGACGAGGGCATCCGCGGCGAGACGACCGCCGAGTCGCTGGGCAAGCTGCGGCCGGCCTTCGCCAAGGACGGCACGATCACGGCCGGCTCCGCGTCGCAGATCTCCGACGGCGCCGCCGCCGTGGTCGTCATGAGCAAGGCCAAGGCGGAGGAGCTGGGCCTCACGTGGCTCGCCGAGATCGGCGCCCACGGGAACGTGGCCGGACCGGACAACTCCCTGCAGTCGCAGCCGTCGAACGCGATCGAGCACGCCCTGAAGAAGGACGGCCTGGCGGTCGCCGATCTCGACCTCATCGAGATCAACGAGGCCTTCGCCGCGGTCGCCGTGCAGTCAATGAAGGACCTCGGCGTGTCCCCGGAAAAGGTGAATGTCAACGGTGGTGCGATCGCTCTCGGGCACCCCATCGGCATGTCCGGCGCCCGTCTCGTCCTCCACCTCGCCCTGGAGCTGAAGCGGCGCGGCGGCGGGGTCGGCGCGGCCGCGCTGTGCGGTGGCGGCGGGCAGGGTGACGCGCTGATCGTGCGGGTACCCAAGGCCTGAGGCCCTCGGTACCCAGGTGTACGTGCTACTCGGAACGGAGCTGTGATGCAGGACGTCCCCACGCTGGTGGCACAGGCCAGGGAAGGGCGGCCCCGGGCCGTCGCCCGGCTGATCTCCCTGGTGGAGGGGGCGTCCCCGCAGCTCCGCGAGGTCATGGCGGCGCTGGCCCCGCTCACCGGCGGGGCCTACGTCGTCGGCCTCACCGGCTCGCCCGGCGTGGGCAAGTCCACGTCCACGTCGGCGCTGGTGACCGCGTACCGGAAGGCCGGGAAGCGGGTCGGGGTGCTGGCGGTGGATCCGTCGTCGCCCTTCAGCGGCGGTGCCCTGCTCGGCGACCGGGTCCGGATGTCGGAGCACGCCTCCGACCCCGGCGTGTACATCCGTTCGATGGCGACACGTGGACACCTGGGCGGCCTGGCGTGGGCGGCCCCGCAGGCGATCCGGGTGCTCGATGCCGCCGGGTGCGACGTCGTGCTGGTCGAGACGGTCGGTGTCGGCCAGTCGGAGGTGGAGATCGCCTCCCAGGCGGACACGTCCGTGGTGCTGCTGGCGCCCGGCATGGGGGACGGCATCCAGGCGGCCAAGGCCGGGATCCTGGAGATCGGCGACGTCTACGTCGTCAACAAGGCGGACCGGGACGGCGCCGACGCGACCGCGCGCGAGCTGAACCACATGCTGGGGCTGGGCGAGTCCCGTGGCCCCGGTGACTGGCGGCCGCCGATCGTCAAGACGGTCGCCGCGCGGGCGGAGGGCATCGGCGAGGTCGTGGAGGCGCTGGAGAAGCATCGGGCGTGGATGGAGGAGCGGGGGGTCCTCGCGGAGCGGCGCCGCTCCCGGGCCGCGCATGAGGTCGAGGCCATCGCGGTCACCGCGCTGCGGGAGCGGATCGGGGACCTGCACGGCGACCGCCGGCTGTCGGCTCTCGCCGAGCGGATCGTGGCGGGGGAGCTGGATCCGTATCGGGCGGCGGACGAACTGGTGGCGGGGTTGACGGAGGGCTGAGCCGGGCTTTTCCTCGCCCCCGCCGCCCCTACCCGTCCCCTCCCCGGGACTCCGCCCCGGACCCCGTTCGCGCAGTTCCCCGCGCCCCTTTTCAGGGGCGCGGGGAACTGCGGGCCAAGCCCCCACCCGCCCGCAGCCGAACAACTCACCTGAGCCGGGGTCGAAGGGGCGGCAGCCCCCGGGGATGGGACGGGTAGGGGCGGCGGGGGCGAAATCCCTTTGTGGGCTGCTAAGTTGGCCGTATGTTCCCTCACTGTGCGTAAAGGGCGGGCGGCCTCGCAGGCGACGTGTGGTCGGCGCGCGGGGCATCGGCGTCCCCCTTTCGCCTCCAGGTGAGGAACCTTTCGCATGTCCGCGACCTCTTCGCGGCCGTCGTACGCCGCGGTGCTCCGCATCCCGTACGCCCGCCGCACCTTCGCCGCCGTACTCGTCGGCCGGCTCTCCTACGGCATGGTGCCGGTCGCCGTGCTGCTCGCCGTGACCCGTGCGACGGGGTCGTACGCCGTCGCCGGCACG from the Streptomyces sp. NBC_00310 genome contains:
- the meaB gene encoding methylmalonyl Co-A mutase-associated GTPase MeaB, whose translation is MQDVPTLVAQAREGRPRAVARLISLVEGASPQLREVMAALAPLTGGAYVVGLTGSPGVGKSTSTSALVTAYRKAGKRVGVLAVDPSSPFSGGALLGDRVRMSEHASDPGVYIRSMATRGHLGGLAWAAPQAIRVLDAAGCDVVLVETVGVGQSEVEIASQADTSVVLLAPGMGDGIQAAKAGILEIGDVYVVNKADRDGADATARELNHMLGLGESRGPGDWRPPIVKTVAARAEGIGEVVEALEKHRAWMEERGVLAERRRSRAAHEVEAIAVTALRERIGDLHGDRRLSALAERIVAGELDPYRAADELVAGLTEG
- a CDS encoding acetyl-CoA C-acetyltransferase, whose product is MTGSNGRTSVIVAGARTPMGRLLGSLKSFSGADLGGFAIKAALDRAGIGGDQVQYVIMGQVLQAGAGQIPARQAAVKAGIPMNVPALTINKVCLSGLDAIALADQLIRAGEFDVVVAGGQESMTNAPHLLPKSREGYKYGAIQMLDAMAHDGLTDAFENIAMGESTEKHNTRLGILRPEQDEIAALSHQRAAAAQKNGLFDAEITPVEIPQRKGEPVVFSQDEGIRGETTAESLGKLRPAFAKDGTITAGSASQISDGAAAVVVMSKAKAEELGLTWLAEIGAHGNVAGPDNSLQSQPSNAIEHALKKDGLAVADLDLIEINEAFAAVAVQSMKDLGVSPEKVNVNGGAIALGHPIGMSGARLVLHLALELKRRGGGVGAAALCGGGGQGDALIVRVPKA
- the mce gene encoding methylmalonyl-CoA epimerase, with the translated sequence MLTRIDHIGIACFDLDKTVEFYRATYGFEVYHSEVNEEQGVREAMLKINSTDDGGASYLQLLEPTREDSTVAKWLAKNGEGVHHIAFGTADVDGESAAIKDKGVRVLYEEPRVGSMGSRITFLHPKDCHGVLTELVTSAPVESPEH